From the genome of Solanum dulcamara chromosome 12, daSolDulc1.2, whole genome shotgun sequence:
GCACTCCCCGGGATGTGATCTCCCACAATAAGAACACCGAGGCATAGGGGGCCTAGACTGACCAGAACCTCTGCTCGTCTGTGGACCTGATGCTCTAGAACTTTGGCCGGCCCCAGACGGCCCTGCATCATCAAGTCGTCTGATGGCGGACTGCGTACTCCGGCTTAACAGAGGAAGATATCCACCGGACTGCTGCTAAGGCTACTCGCCTCGGAAATCTCCAGAATACCCCGCTAATCTAGACCTCTTGGGCGGCCTCCTGTCACAATCTCTACCAGAATAATCTCCCCTGTGTCGGTCCTCCATTCCCTGCGCATAGAACTATAGTCAGCCAATATCTACGCCGACCTGAGATGCCATCGCCATATAGCTGTCAACCAAATAACGATCTAACCCTATCACGTACCGATACATCCTGTCCTCCATATCAGCTACAATAGTAGGTGCATATCGGGCCAGAGAATCAAACTCCAAGCTGTACTCTCGAACACTCCTGCCTCGCTGCCTCAGCTATAAAAATCTATCAACTCTCGCCCGCCGCAGCTCCGGAGGCAAGAAGTGGCTGAGGAAGGCAGCTgcaaactcatcccataccGTTGGGGGAGCACCCTCACCCCTGGACAGCTCCCAGGACTCATACCAG
Proteins encoded in this window:
- the LOC129875638 gene encoding uncharacterized protein LOC129875638 is translated as MQRSLRLIRASETESVELASHRLRHVAINWYESWELSRGEGAPPTLRQRGRSVREYSLEFDSLARYAPTIVADMEDRMYRYVIGLDRYLVDSYMAMASQSAIRRLDDAGPSGAGQSSRASGPQTSRGSGQSRPPMPRCSYCGRSHPGECYRATGACFSCGRQGHIMRDCPLASGAAGAVQPAGSVAGSSSTPPAAHSAG